A part of Capsicum annuum cultivar UCD-10X-F1 chromosome 6, UCD10Xv1.1, whole genome shotgun sequence genomic DNA contains:
- the LOC107873769 gene encoding chlorophyllase type 0-like has product MYVHTGIKSRIIFIFPPKKKKMEKLKEKPMIMNDVFEEGDVGVKKGSSPSALLVFSPIIPGKYPVLLFFHGFVLKPIWYKSLLQHISSHRYIIVAPKLSSLISQSDEVKRAAKVTEWLGKGLISVLPEKVQPDLLKLAVSGHSRGGKIAFALALLHGNSTPTPLKFQALVGIDPVAGSSPSCLSAPKILKYIPQSFDQSIPVAVIGSGLGNQRAHCTLVRTDPLAIGVESERTEAIPEHYPNSATLNGINI; this is encoded by the exons ATGTACGTACATACAGGAATAAAAAgtagaattatttttatttttcccccCAAAAAAAAGAAGATGGAAAAGTTAAAAGAGAAACCGATGATAATGAATGATGTTTTCGAAGAAGGAGATGTGGGTGTGAAAAAGGGATCATCACCAAGTGCATTGTTAGTATTTTCACCAATAATACCTGGAAAATATCctgttttattatttttccatGGGTTCGTTCTCAAGCCTATCTGGTACAAATCCCTCCTCCAACATATTTCTTCCCATCGCTATATTATCGTTGCTCCTAAG TTATCTTCTCTGATTTCACAAAGCGATGAAGTGAAGAGAGCAGCCAAAGTTACAGAATGGTTAGGCAAAGGCCTAATCTCCGTTCTGCCGGAGAAAGTGCAACCGGATCTTCTCAAGCTCGCCGTCTCCGGCCACAGCAGAGGTGGTAAAATTGCTTTTGCACTTGCTTTACTACATGGAAACTCAACTCCAACACCTCTCAAATTTCAAGCACTTGTCGGAATCGACCCCGTTGCAG GTTCCTCTCCGTCCTGCCTGTCAgctccaaaaattctgaaatatATTCCTCAATCGTTCGATCAGAGCATCCCCGTGGCGGTGATTGGGTCCGGGTTGGGAAACCAACGGGCACATTGTACCCTTGTTCGGACCGATCCGCTAGCTATCGGTGTGGAATCGGAACGGACTGAAGCGATACCGGAACATTACCCGAATAGCGCTACA cTTAATGGGATTAATATataa